In the Phenylobacterium soli genome, AGAAGGGCATCGCCGGCGCCGAGCTGGTCTCGATCCCCGAGGCCGGCCACATGGTCGTCCTCGAACAGACGCAGGCGGTGGCGGAGGCGGTGGGGCGGCTCGGCTGACCTACTTCTCGGTCTCGGGCGCCTTGAGCCGGCGCTTGTTCACGTGGCTTTCGACCTTGTCGCCTTCGAGCGTCTCGCCGCGGAAGTAGAACTTCTGCCAGGAGCGCTTGAGGGCGTCGGGGTCGCCGGCCTGGAGCTGCTGGTTGAACTCGGCCCGCGAGGTCGACCAGGTCTCGTACTGGCGCTTCAGCTCGGGGTCGCTGTCGAGGGTCTTCAGCACCGGCTCGAACCGCTCGAGCTGGTTGTGCTCGACGACGTTGATGAAGCAGAACGGCTCGTCCTTCTCGAAGCGCACGCGGCCGGGCGCGGTGAACAGCCAGTTCATGGTGAAGGGGAAGGGCAGCCAGTCGGTCTCCACGAGGCCGGTCAGCGGCTGGATGCCGTGCTTGGGGTGGTTCGGCGGGCCCGAGGTCAGCACCGCCCAGCCGGGCTGGGTGCGGAACAGATAGCCGGTGTGGAAGGTCAGGGTCCCATAGGCGAAGTGCGACTGCACGAAGCCCTGCGGGTTCTTGATGTTCGGATCGTCCGGAATGATGCGGATCGCCGCCGTCGAGGTCCCGCCGCTCCACTCGGCGGTGAAGCCGAACGGGCAGAGGATCTCCCAGCCGGTGGTGTTGGCCATGGTCAGCGGCAGGCAGCGGTAGGGCGCGCGGCTGGCGAAGGCGTCCATCCAGCGCCGCTCGGGCCGGCCAGGGATCAGCTGCGGCGGATCGGGA is a window encoding:
- a CDS encoding DUF6065 family protein; this encodes MQLECFKTIPDPPQLIPGRPERRWMDAFASRAPYRCLPLTMANTTGWEILCPFGFTAEWSGGTSTAAIRIIPDDPNIKNPQGFVQSHFAYGTLTFHTGYLFRTQPGWAVLTSGPPNHPKHGIQPLTGLVETDWLPFPFTMNWLFTAPGRVRFEKDEPFCFINVVEHNQLERFEPVLKTLDSDPELKRQYETWSTSRAEFNQQLQAGDPDALKRSWQKFYFRGETLEGDKVESHVNKRRLKAPETEK